GCTCACACCCAGGGCCAGGGTTTGCTGGTACAGCGTTGTGAGTTCGCTGGCATGGGGATCGTCAATGCGGTAGGACTGACCGAGTTCATCCACGCCGCGCAGGTAGTGCATCCAGGCGGCCAGAGCCAAGGCCATACGGGTGACAGGCAACTGCCTGGCCAGACGATCGCGCACCGTGCCCAGCAGGCGTTGCGGCAACTTTTGCGAACCGTCCATGGCGATCTGGTGTGTCCGGTGGGCCAGGGCTGGGTTGGCGTAACGCGCGAGCAGGTTGGTGCGGTAGCTCACCAGGTCCAGGCCCGGCAAGGCGGGCAGGGTGGGTTCGATTTCGTCGCGCATCAGCGCTTCAATGTGTTCGCGCAAGGGGGCCCGCCCAATCGCCTGGTCCACCGTCTGCCAGCCGGCCATGGCACCCAGATACGCCAGGCTGGAGTGTGTGCCGTTGACCATGCGCAATTTGAGACGCTCAAAGGGTTCCGCATCTTTCACGAAGCGTGCGCCGCCCCGGGTCCAGTCCGGGCGATCAGCAGCAAATTGATCTTCGATGGCCCAGTCAAAGAATGGCTCGCCCATGACTGGCCATGCATCGGCGCTGCCCAGAGCCTGGCTGACTTCAGCGCGGTCGCCATCGGTTGTTTTTGGAACGATGCGATCCACCATGGAGCATGGGAATCGGCAGTCGCTGGCAATGCGATCGGCCAGGGTGGGGTCAGTCTCTGTTGCAAAACGCAGCACGGCGGCGCGCAGCACGCGGCCATTGGCCGGCAGGTTGTCCAGCGACATGAGCGTCAGAGCACCGTGCCCCAGTGCGTACCGCCGTTGCAGGCCATACACGAGCATGCCGATGGCCGAGCGCGGCGCATGGGGGTTGGCCAGGTCGTGAACGGTATCGGGATGGTCCAGACGCAGATCGCCTGTGGCCGGATCGTGGCAGTAGCCTTTTTCCGTGACGGTCAGGCTGACGATGCGGGTGTCTGTGGCGGCGATGGCATCCAGAACCGCTTGCGGGTTTTCAGGTGCCACCAGCAATGTGCGCACCGCCCCAATGACCTGCAAACGCTGGCGCGCCTGGCCCTGGGCATCCGCGTCGCGGATCGCCAGGGTATACAGACCGTCTTGAGGCGCCAGTGCGTCGCGGGTGTCGGACTGGCGCAGCGAAACACCAAGGATGCCCCAGCGCAGGTCGCCGGCGGCGATCGCCGCTTCGGTGGCCGCGGCCATGTGGGCACGCATGAAGGCGCCAATGCCCAGATGAACGATGCCGGTTGCGAGTGCCTTGCGGTCATAGGCCGGGCGGGCTACCGAGTCGGGCAGCGTGCCCAGCGTGTTGTCGTTCAGGCGATGCTCGTCTGTCATCACCAGCTGCACAAGGTGCCGTCGTGTTGCAAGCGGTTCACCGGCAGGTAGGCCCGTTGATAGGGGTACTTGGCTGCCAGCGTTTCGTCGATGGTGACCCCATGGCCGGGTGTTTCACCCGGGTGCATGTAGCCGTCTTTGAAGGTGTAAGCGTGAGGGAAAACCGCATCGGTCTCCTCGGTGTGGCGCATGTACTCCTGGATGCCGAAATTGGGCACCCAGAGGTCGAAGTTGAGTGCTGCGCCCATGCACACCGGCGAGAGGTCGGTGGCGCCATGACAGCCTGTGCGCACCTGGTAGAGCGCGGCGAAGTCGGCGATGCGGCGCAGGTGGGTGATGCCCCCGGCATGCACCACGGTGGCCCGGATGTAGTCGATCAGCTGGTTCTGGATCAGGTCTTTGCAGTCCCAGATGGTGTTGAAAATTTCGCCCACGGCCAGCGGCGTGGTGGTGTGTTGGCGGATCAGGCGGAACGACTCCTGGTTCTCGGCAGGCGTGGTGTCTTCCAGCCAGAACAGGCGGTAGGGCTCAAGGTCTTTGCCCAGACGTCCGGCCTCGATGGGTGTGAGGCGGTGGTGAGCGTCGTGCAGCAGGTGGATGTCAGGGCCAACGGCGGCGCGCACCTTGTCGAACAGTTCGGGGGTATGGCGCAGGTATTTCTCTGTGGACCAGTCGTGTTCGCTGGGCAGATCGGCATCGGCCGGTTCGTAGAACATGGTGCCCCTGCCCACGCCATAGACCTTTTCCAGGCCAGGTACGCCGCTTTGAGCGCGGATGGCTTTGTAGCCCATTTCCTTGTAGCGCAGCACTTCTTCCACTGTGTGGCCAATGTCTTTGCCGTTGGCGTGGCCATAGACCATCACGCCGGTTCGGCTCTTGCCGCCCAGCAACTGGTAAAGCGGCATGTTGGCGGCTTTGGCCTTGATGTCCCAAAGTGCCGTATCGACGCCTGCAATGGCGCTCATGGTGACCGGGCCACGGCGCCAGTAAGCACCTTTGTAGAGGTACTGCCAGATGTCTTCGATCTGTTGCGGATCGCGTCCGATCAGGCAAGGAATGACATGGTCGGTGAGGTAGCTGGCCACGGCCAGTTCGCGGCCGTTCAGCGTGGCATCACCGATGCCGGTCAGACCTTCATCGGTTTCGATTTTCAAGGTGACGAAGTTGCGGCTCGGCGCGCAGACGATGACCTTGGCGGATGTGATTTTCATGGCGTAGTGATTCGTTGGGGTTTACATGACGGCGCCCAGCGCCCAGGGTACAAATTCGTTCTGGCCGTAGCCGTGCTGCTCGCTCTTGGTCTTGCGACCCGAGGCGGCGGCCAGCATGTCAAGGAAAATGCGTTGGCCCAACTGCTCCACGCTCTCGCTGCCGTCGATGACGGTGCC
This region of Hydrogenophaga crassostreae genomic DNA includes:
- a CDS encoding mannitol dehydrogenase family protein, whose product is MTDEHRLNDNTLGTLPDSVARPAYDRKALATGIVHLGIGAFMRAHMAAATEAAIAAGDLRWGILGVSLRQSDTRDALAPQDGLYTLAIRDADAQGQARQRLQVIGAVRTLLVAPENPQAVLDAIAATDTRIVSLTVTEKGYCHDPATGDLRLDHPDTVHDLANPHAPRSAIGMLVYGLQRRYALGHGALTLMSLDNLPANGRVLRAAVLRFATETDPTLADRIASDCRFPCSMVDRIVPKTTDGDRAEVSQALGSADAWPVMGEPFFDWAIEDQFAADRPDWTRGGARFVKDAEPFERLKLRMVNGTHSSLAYLGAMAGWQTVDQAIGRAPLREHIEALMRDEIEPTLPALPGLDLVSYRTNLLARYANPALAHRTHQIAMDGSQKLPQRLLGTVRDRLARQLPVTRMALALAAWMHYLRGVDELGQSYRIDDPHASELTTLYQQTLALGVSPNSVQTMLGYAPVFGDLAGNAALTAALVPLLTSLQVHGVVETLEAVNRGAPLA
- the manD gene encoding D-mannonate dehydratase ManD, whose amino-acid sequence is MKITSAKVIVCAPSRNFVTLKIETDEGLTGIGDATLNGRELAVASYLTDHVIPCLIGRDPQQIEDIWQYLYKGAYWRRGPVTMSAIAGVDTALWDIKAKAANMPLYQLLGGKSRTGVMVYGHANGKDIGHTVEEVLRYKEMGYKAIRAQSGVPGLEKVYGVGRGTMFYEPADADLPSEHDWSTEKYLRHTPELFDKVRAAVGPDIHLLHDAHHRLTPIEAGRLGKDLEPYRLFWLEDTTPAENQESFRLIRQHTTTPLAVGEIFNTIWDCKDLIQNQLIDYIRATVVHAGGITHLRRIADFAALYQVRTGCHGATDLSPVCMGAALNFDLWVPNFGIQEYMRHTEETDAVFPHAYTFKDGYMHPGETPGHGVTIDETLAAKYPYQRAYLPVNRLQHDGTLCSW